One genomic region from Candidatus Cetobacterium colombiensis encodes:
- a CDS encoding DUF1667 domain-containing protein, which translates to MKEMICILCPMGCHLNIDVENDYKVTGNSCPKGAIYGKEELIAPQRVVTSTVRVNGGIHHMVPVKTDKPIPKELIFQCMELLKDIKVESPQKIGTVLLKNILGTNANIVLTRDI; encoded by the coding sequence ATGAAAGAAATGATATGTATTTTATGTCCTATGGGATGTCATTTAAATATAGATGTGGAAAATGATTATAAGGTTACAGGTAACTCTTGTCCTAAAGGTGCTATCTACGGAAAAGAGGAACTTATTGCTCCTCAAAGAGTTGTGACATCTACAGTTAGAGTTAATGGTGGTATTCATCATATGGTTCCTGTTAAAACTGACAAACCAATCCCTAAAGAACTTATTTTCCAGTGTATGGAACTTTTAAAAGATATTAAAGTTGAGTCTCCACAAAAAATTGGAACGGTTCTTTTGAAAAATATTTTAGGAACAAATGCTAATATAGTTTTAACTAGAGATATCTAG
- a CDS encoding tRNA1(Val) (adenine(37)-N6)-methyltransferase: MKLNENEVINNLLNKNLKIIQRPDFFNFSLDSLLISNFISLTRGTRKILDLGTGNGAIPLFLSQRTNAKITGIEIQEISANLAKRNIQLNNLEEQIEIVHDDMKCWKKYFENGSQDAVITNPPFFKYHGNENQLNDLDQLTLARHEITIDLNQLIETASKLLKDKGYFAMVHRPDRFLEIIDTMRKYKISPKRVQFCHSKIDKPAKILLIEGIRNGNDSLTVLPPFISHDENGQYSSEVLELFKDLEKKD; encoded by the coding sequence ATGAAACTTAATGAAAACGAAGTTATAAATAACTTATTAAATAAAAATTTAAAAATAATCCAACGTCCAGATTTTTTTAATTTTTCTTTAGATTCTCTTTTAATATCTAATTTTATATCTCTTACTAGAGGCACAAGAAAAATATTAGATCTAGGAACTGGAAATGGAGCTATACCCTTATTTTTATCTCAAAGAACAAATGCAAAAATTACAGGTATTGAAATTCAAGAGATTTCTGCTAATTTAGCTAAAAGAAACATTCAACTAAATAATTTAGAGGAGCAAATAGAGATTGTCCATGATGATATGAAGTGCTGGAAAAAATACTTTGAAAATGGTTCACAAGATGCAGTTATAACTAATCCACCATTTTTCAAATATCATGGCAATGAAAATCAACTTAATGATTTAGATCAATTAACATTAGCTCGTCATGAAATAACAATTGACTTAAATCAACTTATTGAAACAGCTTCTAAGCTTTTAAAAGATAAAGGTTATTTTGCAATGGTTCACAGACCAGATCGATTTTTAGAAATTATTGATACTATGAGAAAATATAAAATTTCACCTAAAAGAGTTCAATTTTGTCATTCTAAAATAGATAAACCAGCTAAAATACTTTTAATTGAAGGGATTCGAAATGGAAATGACTCTTTGACAGTTCTTCCTCCATTTATCTCTCATGATGAAAATGGTCAGTACTCATCTGAAGTTTTAGAACTTTTTAAAGACTTAGAAAAAAAAGACTAG
- a CDS encoding NAD(P)/FAD-dependent oxidoreductase: protein MRYDVVVIGGGPAGLAAAKSAYENGAKSIVILERDKELGGILQQCIHNGFGLHRFKEELTGPEYAQRYIEFVEQYPIDVKLETMVLNISKDRVISMINPVDGYQEIEAGSVILAMGCRERTRGAIAIPGDRPSGIFTAGAAQRYINMEGYMVGKKALILGSGDIGLIMARRMTLEGAKVEAVIELMPFSGGLNRNIVQCLDDFDIPLLLSHTIVDIKGKDRLEKVTVAKVDENRKPIPGTEIEYECDTLLLSVGLIPENDLSKEAGVVLDNRTNGPIVNNSMETSIPGVFACGNVVHVHDLVDFVSEEGERAGKFAACYIAEENCKIENVSNIKNGNGIVYTVPQVINLDNLQNKLEIFMRVNNIYKNKKIVVKEGDNVVASFKRAHLAPGEMEKILLPEVILKRISKDIVIELQEG from the coding sequence ATGAGATATGATGTTGTTGTTATAGGTGGAGGACCTGCTGGTTTAGCCGCTGCTAAATCAGCTTATGAAAATGGAGCTAAAAGTATTGTTATTTTAGAAAGGGACAAAGAATTAGGTGGAATTTTACAACAATGTATTCACAATGGTTTTGGTCTTCACAGATTCAAAGAAGAGCTAACTGGTCCAGAATATGCTCAAAGATACATTGAGTTTGTTGAACAATATCCTATCGACGTTAAATTAGAAACTATGGTTTTAAACATCTCTAAAGATAGAGTTATATCTATGATTAATCCTGTAGATGGTTACCAAGAAATTGAAGCAGGATCTGTTATTCTAGCTATGGGATGTAGAGAAAGAACTCGAGGAGCTATAGCTATTCCTGGAGATAGACCTTCTGGTATATTTACAGCTGGGGCTGCTCAAAGATATATCAATATGGAAGGATATATGGTTGGTAAAAAAGCTCTAATCTTAGGTAGTGGAGATATTGGTCTTATTATGGCAAGAAGAATGACTTTAGAAGGCGCTAAAGTTGAAGCTGTTATTGAATTAATGCCTTTTTCTGGAGGATTAAATAGAAACATTGTTCAATGTTTAGATGATTTTGATATTCCTTTACTTCTTTCTCACACTATTGTTGATATAAAAGGAAAAGATAGACTTGAAAAAGTTACAGTTGCAAAAGTTGATGAAAATAGAAAGCCTATTCCTGGAACTGAAATTGAATATGAGTGTGATACTCTTCTTTTATCAGTTGGACTTATTCCTGAAAACGACCTTTCTAAAGAAGCTGGTGTTGTATTAGATAATAGAACTAACGGACCTATTGTTAACAACTCTATGGAAACTTCTATCCCTGGTGTTTTTGCATGTGGAAATGTTGTTCATGTTCATGACCTTGTTGATTTTGTTAGTGAAGAGGGTGAAAGAGCTGGCAAATTTGCCGCTTGTTATATTGCTGAAGAAAATTGTAAAATTGAAAATGTTTCTAATATAAAAAATGGAAACGGTATAGTTTATACAGTTCCTCAAGTTATTAATCTAGATAATTTACAAAATAAATTAGAAATTTTCATGAGAGTTAATAATATTTATAAAAATAAAAAGATTGTTGTTAAAGAGGGAGATAATGTTGTTGCTAGCTTTAAAAGAGCACATTTAGCACCAGGAGAGATGGAAAAAATTCTTCTTCCTGAAGTTATATTAAAAAGAATTTCTAAAGATATTGTTATTGAGCTACAGGAGGGATAA
- a CDS encoding precorrin-2 dehydrogenase/sirohydrochlorin ferrochelatase family protein, protein MENKKSFFPLFIDLTDKNCLVVGGGNIALRKVKNLVEYGAKVLVIAPAVLPEILELNVKVEKRGFEIEDINGKFLVVAATDNESLNKTIVDVCEDKNILVNNITSKTYMSARFTAHIDDENYQIAISAKGKPKESVKLKKDIIEYLKNKKD, encoded by the coding sequence ATGGAAAATAAAAAATCTTTTTTTCCACTATTTATTGATTTAACTGATAAAAATTGTCTAGTTGTAGGCGGAGGAAATATAGCTTTAAGAAAAGTAAAAAACTTAGTTGAATATGGTGCTAAAGTATTAGTTATAGCACCAGCAGTATTGCCTGAAATTTTAGAGTTAAATGTAAAGGTAGAAAAAAGAGGTTTTGAGATAGAAGATATAAATGGAAAATTTTTAGTAGTAGCGGCAACAGATAATGAAAGTTTAAATAAAACTATTGTTGATGTATGTGAAGATAAAAATATTTTAGTAAATAATATAACTTCAAAAACATATATGTCTGCAAGATTCACTGCTCATATAGATGATGAAAATTATCAAATTGCTATTTCGGCAAAAGGAAAACCAAAAGAGTCAGTTAAATTAAAAAAAGACATAATAGAATATTTAAAAAACAAAAAAGACTAG
- the hemL gene encoding glutamate-1-semialdehyde 2,1-aminomutase, with translation MRYTNSEKIYERAVKIIPGGVNSPVRAFKSVDKSYPIFVNKGKGSKIYDEDGNEYIDYICSWGPLILGHNNEIVLKGVREAIELGSSFGLPTKMEVELAELVCKCYPSMDMIRFTTSGTEATMAAVRVARAFTNRNKILKFEGCYHGHSDSLLVSSGSGLLTDGYQDSNGITEGVLKDTLVAPFGNVERVREILSAKDVACLIMEPVPANMGLINSSKEFLQSMRDICDETGTLLIFDEVISGFRVALGGAQEYYGITPDITTLGKIIGGGYPVGAFGGKKEIMDMIAPVGRVYHAGTLSGNPVAVRAGFEMVSHLLENKETLYKELENKVNYMVESIEKIAKKYDIPVKINKLGSLFTIFFSDLDEITDLEHVINTNTTSYSIYFNTLLDNGIVAPPSKYEAHFVSTAHTKEDLDRTLEVIDLAFKKIGESNGK, from the coding sequence ATGAGATATACTAACTCAGAAAAGATATATGAAAGAGCTGTAAAGATTATACCAGGAGGAGTAAATAGTCCTGTAAGAGCTTTTAAATCAGTTGATAAAAGTTATCCGATATTTGTAAATAAAGGGAAAGGATCTAAAATATATGATGAAGATGGAAATGAATATATTGACTATATTTGTTCTTGGGGACCACTTATTTTAGGTCATAACAATGAAATAGTTTTAAAAGGAGTAAGGGAAGCAATTGAGTTGGGAAGCTCGTTTGGTTTACCTACTAAAATGGAAGTAGAGCTAGCAGAATTAGTTTGTAAGTGTTATCCTTCGATGGATATGATTAGATTTACAACTTCTGGAACAGAAGCTACAATGGCTGCAGTAAGAGTAGCAAGGGCATTTACAAATAGAAATAAAATATTAAAATTTGAAGGTTGTTACCATGGACACTCTGATTCTTTATTGGTAAGTTCAGGATCAGGATTACTTACAGATGGATATCAAGATAGTAATGGTATAACAGAAGGAGTTTTAAAAGATACATTAGTAGCACCTTTTGGAAATGTGGAGAGAGTTAGAGAGATATTATCTGCAAAAGATGTAGCATGTTTAATAATGGAGCCAGTACCAGCAAATATGGGATTAATAAATAGTTCTAAAGAGTTTTTACAATCAATGAGAGATATTTGTGATGAAACAGGAACTTTATTAATCTTTGATGAAGTAATATCTGGATTTAGAGTGGCTTTAGGTGGAGCTCAAGAATATTATGGAATAACACCTGACATAACTACTTTAGGTAAAATAATAGGTGGGGGATACCCAGTAGGTGCCTTTGGTGGTAAAAAAGAGATTATGGATATGATAGCTCCTGTAGGAAGAGTTTATCATGCAGGAACATTATCTGGAAATCCAGTTGCTGTACGAGCAGGGTTTGAAATGGTGAGTCATTTATTAGAAAATAAAGAAACTTTATATAAAGAATTAGAGAATAAAGTTAATTATATGGTTGAATCTATAGAAAAAATAGCTAAAAAATATGATATACCTGTGAAAATTAATAAATTGGGATCATTATTTACAATATTTTTTAGTGATTTAGATGAAATAACTGATTTAGAGCATGTAATAAATACTAATACAACAAGTTATTCAATATACTTTAATACACTTTTAGATAATGGAATTGTAGCACCGCCATCAAAGTATGAAGCCCATTTTGTTTCTACGGCTCATACAAAAGAAGATTTAGATAGAACTTTAGAAGTTATAGATCTTGCATTTAAAAAAATAGGTGAAAGTAATGGAAAATAA